One genomic window of Geodermatophilus sp. DSM 44513 includes the following:
- a CDS encoding ATP-dependent helicase, giving the protein MSQTTGAPGGVRVAGAEAVLAQLDDEQRTAASSVSGPVCILAGAGTGKTRTITHRIAYGVHTGAFVPEQVLAVTFTARAAGELRSRLAALGVGGVQARTFHAAAMRQLRYFAPRVLGGPMPPLVENKLRLVAAAASRARLSTDRTSLRDLASEIEWAKTTLATPDDYPARASSAGREPPFEPAAVARVYAGYESAKQRDGALDFEDLLLVTAFAIEEHPDVARQVRGQYRHFVVDEYQDVNPLQQRLLDAWLGGRADVCVVGDPNQTIYSFTGADPDHLLGFADRYPDAEVVKLERDYRSTPQVVGLANRLIGQAPPRRGLPGLRLLGQRAEGPVPRFSEHPDEPAEAAAVAQACRTLVDAGTPAAEIAVLFRINAQSEVYENALAAVGVPYVLRGGERFFERPEVREAVLLLRGAAAGGSDPGALVPTVRDVLASTGWVEHRPPPGGAARDRWQSLAALVDLAVDLVAEDPTMDLAGFVAHLAARADAQHAPTVQGVTLASMHAAKGLEWDAVFVVGLVDGVLPIAQSLSRPEAVEEERRLLYVAVTRAREQLALSWSLARNPGGRRARPRSRFLEGLVPGSTPSAAPVQRKQKRAKVVLEGEAGELFERLRAWRSETAASASVPAYVVFSDATLQAIAESRPASLRELAGLPGIGARKLELYGEDVLATVGD; this is encoded by the coding sequence ATGTCGCAGACCACCGGTGCACCCGGGGGCGTCCGGGTCGCGGGCGCCGAGGCGGTGCTCGCCCAGCTGGACGACGAGCAGCGCACCGCCGCCTCGTCGGTGTCCGGGCCGGTCTGCATCCTCGCCGGTGCCGGCACCGGGAAGACCCGCACCATCACCCACCGCATCGCCTACGGCGTGCACACCGGCGCCTTCGTGCCCGAGCAGGTCCTGGCCGTCACCTTCACCGCCCGGGCCGCCGGGGAGCTGCGGTCCCGGCTGGCCGCGCTCGGCGTCGGTGGCGTCCAGGCCCGCACCTTCCACGCCGCCGCCATGCGCCAGCTGCGCTACTTCGCCCCCCGCGTGCTCGGCGGCCCGATGCCGCCACTGGTGGAGAACAAGCTCCGGCTGGTCGCCGCGGCCGCCTCCCGCGCCCGGCTGTCCACCGACCGCACCAGCCTGCGCGACCTGGCCAGCGAGATCGAGTGGGCCAAGACCACCCTCGCCACCCCCGACGACTACCCCGCGCGGGCCAGTTCCGCCGGCCGCGAGCCGCCGTTCGAGCCCGCGGCGGTGGCCCGCGTCTACGCCGGATACGAGTCGGCCAAGCAGCGGGACGGCGCGCTGGACTTCGAGGACCTGCTGCTGGTCACCGCCTTCGCCATCGAGGAGCACCCCGACGTCGCCCGGCAGGTGCGCGGGCAGTACCGGCACTTCGTCGTCGACGAGTACCAGGACGTCAACCCGCTGCAGCAGCGGCTGCTCGACGCCTGGCTCGGCGGGCGGGCCGACGTCTGCGTGGTCGGTGACCCCAACCAGACCATCTACTCCTTCACCGGCGCCGACCCCGACCACCTGCTCGGCTTCGCCGACCGCTACCCGGACGCCGAGGTGGTCAAGCTCGAGCGGGACTACCGCTCCACCCCGCAGGTCGTGGGGCTGGCCAACAGGCTCATCGGGCAGGCGCCGCCGCGCCGGGGCCTGCCCGGCCTGCGGTTGCTGGGCCAGCGCGCCGAGGGGCCGGTGCCGCGCTTCTCCGAGCACCCCGACGAGCCGGCCGAGGCCGCCGCGGTCGCCCAGGCGTGCCGGACGCTCGTGGACGCCGGGACGCCGGCCGCGGAGATCGCCGTCCTGTTCCGGATCAACGCCCAGTCCGAGGTCTACGAGAACGCGCTGGCCGCCGTCGGGGTGCCCTACGTGCTGCGCGGCGGCGAGCGGTTCTTCGAACGGCCCGAGGTGCGCGAGGCGGTCCTGCTGCTGCGCGGCGCCGCGGCCGGCGGCAGCGACCCGGGGGCACTGGTGCCCACCGTGCGCGACGTGCTGGCCTCCACCGGCTGGGTGGAGCACCGCCCGCCGCCCGGGGGTGCCGCCCGGGACCGCTGGCAGTCGCTGGCCGCGCTGGTCGACCTCGCCGTCGACCTGGTCGCCGAGGACCCGACGATGGACCTCGCCGGCTTCGTGGCCCACCTGGCCGCCCGCGCCGACGCCCAGCACGCCCCGACCGTGCAGGGCGTCACGCTGGCCTCCATGCACGCGGCCAAGGGCCTGGAGTGGGACGCCGTGTTCGTCGTCGGCCTGGTCGACGGCGTCCTGCCGATCGCCCAGTCGCTGTCCCGCCCGGAGGCGGTCGAGGAGGAGCGCCGGCTGCTGTACGTGGCCGTCACGCGGGCCCGCGAGCAGCTGGCCCTGTCCTGGTCGCTGGCGCGCAACCCCGGCGGACGGCGGGCCCGGCCGCGCAGCCGCTTCCTGGAGGGGCTGGTCCCCGGGTCCACGCCGAGTGCCGCGCCGGTGCAGCGCAAGCAGAAGCGCGCCAAGGTCGTCCTCGAGGGCGAGGCGGGGGAGCTGTTCGAGCGGCTGCGGGCCTGGCGCAGCGAGACGGCCGCCTCGGCGTCGGTGCCGGCCTACGTCGTCTTCAGCGACGCGACGCTGCAGGCCATCGCGGAGAGCCGGCCGGCGTCCCTGCGCGAGCTGGCCGGCCTGCCCGGCATCGGCGCCCGCAAGCTGGAGCTCTACGGCGAGGACGTGCTCGCCACCGTCGGGGACTGA
- a CDS encoding mycoredoxin, translating into MTAAPAAVTMYTTVWCGYCVRLKKLMQREGIEFAEVDIEHDPAAADLVMQANGGNRTVPTLLFPDGSALTNPSIDQVKTQLAQATGA; encoded by the coding sequence ATGACCGCTGCCCCCGCTGCCGTGACCATGTACACCACCGTCTGGTGCGGGTACTGCGTGCGGCTGAAGAAGCTCATGCAGCGCGAGGGCATCGAGTTCGCCGAGGTCGACATCGAGCACGACCCGGCCGCCGCGGACCTGGTGATGCAGGCCAACGGGGGCAACCGCACCGTCCCGACGCTGCTCTTCCCCGACGGCAGCGCCCTGACCAACCCGAGCATCGACCAGGTCAAGACGCAGCTCGCCCAGGCGACCGGCGCCTGA
- a CDS encoding ANTAR domain-containing protein — translation MVVARTGRGWSVFAPGRAEDVGDLVEGMTLADLVSEELGALVEPDRDARRAARGPAAEADPDADPRDSRVAALERIVAQLEHALAARVSTERAIGVLAEHQATTPQAAFDQLRREARSQGRPVPELAREVLDGQAARAATAAAELPGGRTAPCTPARESSRAPRTRSRTGRGPAEGRS, via the coding sequence GTGGTGGTCGCCCGCACCGGCCGCGGCTGGTCGGTGTTCGCCCCCGGCCGCGCCGAGGACGTCGGCGACCTGGTGGAGGGCATGACCCTGGCCGACCTGGTCAGCGAGGAGCTCGGGGCGCTGGTCGAACCCGATCGGGACGCCCGCCGCGCGGCCCGGGGCCCGGCCGCCGAGGCGGACCCGGACGCCGACCCCCGCGACTCCCGGGTCGCCGCTCTGGAGCGCATCGTCGCCCAGCTCGAGCACGCCCTGGCCGCCCGGGTCTCCACCGAACGGGCCATCGGCGTCCTCGCCGAGCACCAGGCCACGACGCCGCAGGCCGCCTTCGACCAGCTGCGCCGCGAGGCCCGCTCGCAGGGGCGACCGGTCCCGGAGCTGGCCCGCGAGGTGCTCGACGGGCAGGCCGCCCGGGCCGCCACGGCCGCGGCGGAGCTCCCCGGCGGGCGGACCGCACCGTGCACCCCGGCCCGGGAGAGCAGCCGCGCACCCCGTACGCGGTCCCGCACCGGGCGGGGGCCGGCCGAGGGCCGGTCCTGA
- a CDS encoding uridine kinase, whose protein sequence is MHPGPGEQPRTPYAVPHRAGAGRGPVLTRPQPLTPGALADRLAVLLAGVDPEPGAHALRVAVDGPDVARPEDLATAVAERLPPLGRPCVVVPAAGFLRAASLRLEHGRTDPDARYTDWLDAGALAREVLDPVGPGGSGSYLPVLWDVARDRAARVPPRPVPAGGVLLVPGPLLQGVGLAFDLVVHLRVAPPARRRRTPAAQAWELPAFDRYDAEVDPASLADAVVLADSPDHPALVLQGRLA, encoded by the coding sequence GTGCACCCCGGCCCGGGAGAGCAGCCGCGCACCCCGTACGCGGTCCCGCACCGGGCGGGGGCCGGCCGAGGGCCGGTCCTGACCCGGCCGCAGCCCCTGACGCCAGGCGCGCTGGCCGACCGGCTGGCCGTGCTGCTGGCCGGCGTCGACCCCGAGCCCGGGGCGCACGCACTGCGGGTGGCCGTGGACGGCCCCGACGTCGCCCGCCCCGAGGACCTCGCCACCGCCGTCGCCGAACGGCTGCCCCCGCTGGGGCGCCCCTGCGTGGTCGTCCCCGCCGCCGGGTTCCTGCGTGCGGCGTCGCTGCGGCTCGAGCACGGCCGGACCGACCCCGACGCCCGGTACACCGACTGGCTCGACGCCGGCGCCCTGGCCCGGGAGGTCCTCGACCCAGTGGGACCCGGCGGCTCAGGGTCCTACCTGCCGGTGCTGTGGGACGTCGCCCGGGACCGGGCCGCCCGCGTCCCGCCGCGGCCGGTGCCGGCCGGCGGGGTGCTGCTCGTCCCCGGACCGCTGCTGCAGGGCGTGGGGCTGGCGTTCGACCTGGTCGTGCACCTCCGGGTCGCACCGCCCGCCCGTCGCCGGCGCACCCCGGCCGCGCAGGCGTGGGAGCTGCCGGCCTTCGACCGCTACGACGCCGAGGTTGACCCCGCCTCGCTGGCCGACGCGGTGGTGCTGGCCGACTCCCCCGACCACCCCGCCCTCGTCCTGCAGGGCCGCCTCGCCTGA
- the nudC gene encoding NAD(+) diphosphatase, whose amino-acid sequence MTVPDGGSTPADNPPPSGDGVTWPVSSPSPTGAVPVLSRSAHDRSHLARTRPDPTGGRPVRVLTVDPRRTVPVEETGAGPRLVWEQRDGLPEGAVYLGEADGVPYAAVRGDRRTTVGGRPVDTWAGLRDLGADLGDLDAGLLAEAIAMAEWHERNRFSPLSGARTTIERAGWVQRDPETGAELFPRTDPAVIMLVHDGGDRCVLGRQAVWPPGRFSILAGFVEPGESAEGAVAREVAEEVGLRVTDIRYAGSQPWPFPQSLMLGYTARVEGDQTLRLDPTEIEEAHWFSRDELRSGAGPTALPPAVSIARHIIDRWLAGSLD is encoded by the coding sequence GTGACCGTCCCGGACGGGGGCAGCACGCCGGCGGACAACCCGCCGCCGTCCGGCGACGGCGTCACCTGGCCGGTGAGCAGCCCCTCACCGACGGGGGCGGTGCCGGTGCTGTCCCGGTCCGCGCACGACCGCAGTCACCTGGCCCGCACCCGGCCCGACCCGACCGGCGGGCGCCCGGTGCGGGTGCTCACCGTCGACCCGCGGCGCACCGTGCCGGTGGAGGAGACCGGGGCCGGGCCGCGGCTGGTGTGGGAGCAGCGCGACGGCCTGCCCGAGGGCGCGGTCTACCTCGGTGAGGCCGACGGCGTGCCCTACGCCGCCGTCCGCGGCGACCGGCGCACGACCGTCGGCGGCCGCCCGGTGGACACCTGGGCCGGCCTGCGCGACCTGGGCGCCGACCTCGGGGACCTCGACGCCGGCCTGCTCGCCGAGGCGATCGCCATGGCCGAGTGGCACGAGCGCAACCGGTTCAGCCCGCTGTCCGGCGCGCGGACGACGATCGAGCGGGCGGGGTGGGTGCAGCGGGACCCGGAGACCGGGGCCGAGCTGTTCCCGCGGACCGACCCGGCCGTGATCATGCTGGTCCACGACGGCGGTGACCGGTGCGTGCTGGGCCGCCAGGCGGTGTGGCCCCCGGGGCGCTTCTCCATCCTCGCCGGCTTCGTCGAGCCGGGGGAGTCCGCGGAGGGCGCGGTGGCCCGCGAGGTCGCCGAGGAGGTCGGGCTGCGGGTCACCGACATCCGCTACGCGGGCAGCCAGCCGTGGCCGTTCCCGCAGTCGCTGATGCTCGGCTACACCGCCCGCGTCGAGGGTGACCAGACGCTGCGCCTGGACCCCACCGAGATCGAGGAGGCGCACTGGTTCAGCCGGGACGAGCTGCGCTCCGGCGCGGGCCCGACCGCGCTGCCCCCGGCGGTGTCCATCGCCCGGCACATCATCGACCGCTGGCTCGCAGGCAGCCTCGACTGA
- a CDS encoding pitrilysin family protein — translation MSAPVLVPPLSEPRPQPELAVTEQTLPSGLRLVVVPRPGVPLVELRLRVPFAAPTARAAAQHTARAAVLSGAVLLGTGRRDATGIAEALQAHGGELSVSTDPDRLLFATTLLADGLAPVLGVLAEVLTDATYPAGQVEAERARVAERIAIARSQPGIIARTALAARRYGAHPYAEQLPAVDTVAAVRGKPLRTLHRERVLPAGSTLVLVGDLDPAAAVDAVGTALAGWTGEGAAVAAPPVPPTAPGALQVVDRPGAVQSNLRLGGPAPTRTDPDLPAVRLANMVYGGYFSSRLVENIRERRGYSYSPRSAVDHLAAASSFLVEADVATEVTGPAFLETWYELGRMALAPVTAEELDGARRYVLGSMALSTATHAGLASTLSALAGSGLPPQWLAEHQQALARVTVEEVQEAARRFLQPAGLTAVVVGDADRVADDLRAFGPVEVVAT, via the coding sequence GTGAGCGCCCCGGTGCTCGTCCCGCCGCTGAGCGAGCCCCGGCCCCAGCCGGAGCTGGCCGTCACCGAGCAGACCCTGCCCAGCGGGCTGCGCCTCGTCGTCGTCCCGCGCCCGGGCGTGCCGCTGGTGGAGCTGCGGCTGCGGGTGCCCTTCGCCGCGCCCACCGCGCGCGCCGCCGCCCAGCACACCGCCCGCGCCGCGGTGCTCTCCGGCGCCGTCCTGCTGGGCACCGGCCGGCGCGACGCCACCGGCATCGCCGAGGCCCTGCAGGCCCACGGCGGTGAGCTGTCGGTCTCCACCGACCCCGACCGGCTGCTGTTCGCCACCACGCTGCTCGCCGACGGCCTGGCCCCCGTCCTCGGTGTCCTGGCCGAGGTGCTCACCGACGCCACCTACCCGGCCGGCCAGGTGGAGGCCGAGCGGGCCCGCGTCGCCGAGCGGATCGCCATCGCCCGCTCCCAGCCCGGCATCATCGCCCGCACCGCGTTGGCCGCCCGCCGCTACGGCGCGCACCCCTACGCCGAGCAGCTGCCGGCGGTCGACACGGTCGCCGCGGTGCGCGGCAAGCCGCTGCGCACGCTGCACCGCGAGCGGGTGCTGCCCGCCGGCAGCACCCTGGTCCTGGTCGGCGACCTGGACCCGGCCGCCGCCGTGGACGCCGTCGGCACCGCGCTGGCCGGGTGGACCGGCGAGGGCGCCGCGGTCGCCGCGCCGCCGGTGCCGCCCACGGCGCCGGGCGCGCTGCAGGTCGTCGACCGGCCCGGTGCGGTGCAGTCCAACCTGCGCCTCGGCGGGCCCGCCCCCACCCGCACCGACCCCGACCTGCCCGCCGTCCGGCTGGCCAACATGGTCTACGGCGGTTACTTCTCCTCCCGGCTGGTGGAGAACATCCGCGAGCGGCGCGGCTACAGCTACAGCCCCCGCAGTGCGGTGGACCACCTGGCCGCCGCGTCGTCCTTCCTCGTGGAGGCCGACGTCGCCACCGAGGTCACCGGGCCGGCGTTCCTGGAGACCTGGTACGAGCTGGGCCGCATGGCCCTCGCCCCGGTGACCGCCGAGGAGCTGGACGGCGCCCGGCGCTACGTGCTGGGCAGCATGGCGCTGTCCACCGCCACCCACGCCGGGCTGGCCAGCACGCTGTCCGCGCTCGCCGGCTCCGGGTTGCCCCCGCAGTGGCTGGCCGAGCACCAGCAGGCGCTGGCCCGGGTCACCGTCGAGGAGGTCCAGGAGGCGGCCCGCCGGTTCCTGCAGCCGGCCGGGCTCACCGCGGTCGTGGTGGGCGACGCGGACCGGGTCGCCGACGACCTGCGCGCGTTCGGGCCGGTCGAGGTCGTCGCGACGTGA
- a CDS encoding pitrilysin family protein, whose product MTAAGADLALRHPVERFRLDNGLRVVLAPDRSVPVVAVTVSYDVGMRNEPEGRTGFAHLFEHLMFQGSAHVPKMEHARLVQAAGGTFNGSTHQDYTNYYEALPAEALERALFLEADRMAAPAITEENLRNQIDVVKEEIRVNVLNRPYGAFPWLQLPQIAFDSFANTHDGYGSFVDLESSTVDDAADFFHRYYAPGNAVLCLGGDLDVADAEQLVRRWFDPVPAREVPPTPPTGEPSPKSVRSGVVEDRLAPAPAVALGWRVPDPVGDLDTYLGTVLLAELLSEGDASRLERRLVHDDQLAVAQSSYVGLFGDPFDVRDATLLTTQVHHPSSVPVEGVVAAVHEEIGRIAADGVGPDELARVQARTEAQLLRQADSVLGRTLAFATAELVHGRAELAGELAARLAAVGPEQVQVAARGLDPGTVAVLELRATGGRR is encoded by the coding sequence GTGACTGCAGCTGGGGCCGACCTCGCCCTCCGGCACCCGGTGGAGCGCTTCCGACTCGACAACGGGCTGCGCGTCGTGCTGGCGCCGGACCGCAGCGTCCCGGTGGTGGCCGTGACCGTCTCCTACGACGTCGGGATGCGCAACGAGCCCGAGGGCCGCACCGGTTTCGCCCACCTCTTCGAGCACCTCATGTTCCAGGGCTCGGCGCACGTCCCGAAGATGGAGCACGCCCGACTGGTCCAGGCCGCCGGCGGCACCTTCAACGGCTCGACCCACCAGGACTACACGAACTACTACGAGGCCCTGCCCGCCGAGGCCCTCGAGCGGGCCCTGTTCCTCGAGGCCGACCGGATGGCCGCGCCGGCCATCACCGAGGAGAACCTCCGCAACCAGATCGACGTGGTGAAGGAGGAGATCCGGGTCAACGTGCTCAACCGGCCCTACGGGGCCTTCCCCTGGCTGCAGCTGCCGCAGATCGCCTTCGACAGCTTCGCCAACACCCACGACGGCTACGGCTCCTTCGTCGACCTGGAGTCCTCGACCGTCGACGACGCCGCGGACTTCTTCCACCGCTACTACGCGCCGGGCAACGCCGTCCTGTGCCTGGGCGGCGACCTGGACGTCGCCGACGCCGAGCAGCTGGTGCGCCGCTGGTTCGACCCCGTCCCCGCCCGCGAGGTGCCGCCGACGCCGCCCACTGGGGAGCCCTCGCCGAAGTCCGTGCGCTCCGGGGTGGTCGAGGACCGGCTGGCCCCCGCACCGGCCGTGGCCCTCGGCTGGCGGGTGCCCGACCCGGTCGGCGACCTGGACACCTACCTGGGCACGGTGCTGCTCGCCGAGCTGCTCAGCGAGGGCGACGCCTCCCGGCTGGAGCGCCGGCTGGTCCACGACGACCAGCTCGCCGTCGCGCAGAGCAGCTACGTCGGCCTGTTCGGCGACCCCTTCGACGTCCGCGACGCCACGCTGCTCACCACCCAGGTGCACCACCCGTCGTCGGTCCCGGTCGAGGGGGTGGTCGCCGCGGTGCACGAGGAGATCGGCCGGATCGCCGCCGACGGCGTCGGCCCCGACGAGCTGGCCCGCGTGCAGGCCCGCACCGAGGCCCAGCTGCTGCGCCAGGCCGACTCGGTGCTCGGCCGCACGCTGGCCTTCGCCACCGCCGAGCTGGTGCACGGCCGCGCCGAGCTGGCCGGCGAGCTCGCCGCCCGGCTGGCCGCCGTGGGTCCCGAGCAGGTGCAGGTCGCCGCCCGGGGCCTGGACCCCGGCACCGTCGCGGTGCTGGAGCTGCGCGCCACGGGGGGACGGCGGTGA
- a CDS encoding DUF2510 domain-containing protein: MSGQSTAPAGWYPDPDGTPGTARWWDGAGWSDVTTPAGPGVAVQVPAQGPPPGTPPPAPDPAPSGRTSWVVGLSVLGLVLVVLIGLLVGRPSTGGDGAGAAPPAPAGPAFPPGTVRIVDEAAGIAYPYLGEGWSEYDREPPGETTSVAGQYLVTQEVTPDGGPFIAQCTSGPLAPLFGWSGPDSLRSTLAQVLPSVRLNYYPLPNDLEVRREEARTVDGAPAHLVEVDLSWAVDGFAATGERAALLLIDVGRPAPALLYVSVPNTHAELYGVIDQVIDGVDVL, from the coding sequence GTGAGTGGGCAGTCGACCGCGCCGGCGGGCTGGTACCCCGACCCGGACGGGACGCCGGGGACGGCGCGCTGGTGGGACGGCGCCGGCTGGTCGGACGTGACCACCCCCGCCGGTCCCGGGGTCGCGGTGCAGGTGCCGGCCCAGGGTCCGCCCCCCGGGACGCCGCCGCCCGCCCCGGACCCCGCGCCGTCGGGGCGCACGTCCTGGGTGGTCGGCCTGTCGGTCCTCGGGCTGGTCCTGGTCGTGCTCATCGGCCTGCTCGTCGGCCGGCCGTCCACCGGCGGCGACGGGGCCGGTGCCGCGCCACCCGCCCCCGCCGGGCCGGCCTTCCCGCCCGGCACGGTGCGGATCGTCGACGAGGCCGCCGGGATCGCCTACCCCTACCTCGGCGAGGGCTGGTCGGAGTACGACCGCGAGCCTCCGGGGGAGACCACCTCGGTGGCCGGTCAGTACCTGGTCACCCAGGAGGTCACGCCCGACGGCGGGCCGTTCATCGCCCAGTGCACCTCCGGGCCGTTGGCCCCGCTGTTCGGCTGGTCCGGTCCGGACAGCCTCCGGTCCACCCTCGCGCAGGTCCTGCCCAGCGTGCGGCTGAACTACTACCCACTGCCCAACGACCTGGAGGTCCGGCGCGAGGAGGCCCGCACCGTGGACGGCGCCCCGGCCCACCTGGTGGAGGTCGACCTGTCCTGGGCGGTCGACGGCTTCGCGGCGACGGGTGAGCGGGCCGCGCTGCTGCTGATCGACGTCGGCCGGCCGGCACCGGCCCTGCTCTACGTCTCGGTGCCCAACACCCACGCCGAGCTGTACGGCGTGATCGACCAGGTGATCGACGGCGTCGACGTGCTCTGA
- a CDS encoding serine/threonine-protein kinase, producing MTGQPGEARFGPYLVLGVLGSGGMGQVLRAHDGDHERDVALKVLHPHWAQDEDYRDRFRREARIAARLTEPHVIPIHRYGEIDGQLFLDMRLVEGEGLDSLLRRAGPLDPARAVDLVGQVARALDAAHADGLVHRDVKPSNVLLVARADRRDLAGSAAGEDFAYLADFGIARDARDGPGPALTAVGTAVGSTEYMAPERFGATPPDARADVYSLACLLFELLTGRRPFVPADPARLMAAHLHDRPPTPSSLRPGLPPALDDVVLRGLAKDPDLRWQRAGDLAAAARSALTGSGVPLPATDGATAVGPLAAAGGRSATRQEPVPVATPTLVGPAAGAPAPPPGRRGWLPWLVAAAATLVAVVLAVVLVTTGRDAGADAAPGAVDTSRVAERLLVVGLPDGVDPADCEAAAPAGGELHRLACPQQDRATGGPPAATYSVYAGDGAATTLAGFIESEDLSRVDREYDCGYGEDPEGWVQLTDSDQGPVGRLVCSVDAEGDAQLRWTWDDLGTLAVAEVRGGGADALPELVSWWDRTADRRT from the coding sequence GTGACCGGGCAGCCCGGGGAGGCGCGCTTCGGCCCGTACCTGGTCCTCGGGGTGCTGGGCTCCGGCGGCATGGGCCAGGTGCTCCGGGCGCACGACGGCGACCACGAGCGGGACGTCGCGCTCAAGGTGCTGCACCCGCACTGGGCCCAGGACGAGGACTACCGCGACCGCTTCCGGCGCGAGGCCCGCATCGCCGCCCGGCTCACCGAACCGCACGTCATCCCGATCCACCGGTACGGGGAGATCGACGGCCAGCTGTTCCTGGACATGCGGCTGGTGGAGGGGGAGGGCCTGGACTCGCTGCTGCGGCGGGCCGGCCCGCTGGACCCCGCCCGCGCCGTCGACCTGGTCGGCCAGGTGGCCCGCGCGCTGGACGCCGCGCACGCCGACGGTCTGGTGCACCGGGACGTCAAGCCGTCCAACGTGCTGCTGGTGGCCCGCGCCGACCGGCGCGACCTCGCCGGCTCGGCCGCCGGCGAGGACTTCGCCTACCTGGCCGACTTCGGCATCGCCCGCGACGCCCGGGACGGACCCGGGCCGGCGCTGACCGCCGTCGGGACCGCGGTCGGCAGCACCGAGTACATGGCCCCCGAGCGCTTCGGGGCCACGCCGCCGGACGCCCGGGCCGACGTCTACTCGCTGGCCTGCCTGCTGTTCGAGCTGCTGACCGGACGGCGCCCGTTCGTCCCGGCCGACCCGGCGCGACTGATGGCCGCCCACCTGCACGACCGGCCGCCCACCCCGTCCTCCCTGCGCCCGGGGCTGCCGCCCGCCCTGGACGACGTCGTCCTGCGCGGGCTGGCCAAGGACCCCGACCTGCGGTGGCAACGCGCCGGTGACCTGGCCGCCGCCGCCCGGTCCGCGCTGACCGGCAGCGGGGTGCCGTTGCCGGCCACGGACGGCGCCACCGCCGTCGGACCGCTCGCCGCGGCCGGCGGCCGCTCGGCCACCCGGCAGGAGCCCGTGCCCGTCGCGACGCCCACCCTCGTCGGCCCGGCTGCCGGGGCCCCCGCCCCACCGCCCGGCCGGCGCGGGTGGCTGCCCTGGCTGGTGGCCGCGGCCGCGACGCTGGTGGCGGTGGTCCTCGCCGTCGTCCTCGTGACCACCGGCCGGGACGCCGGGGCGGACGCCGCGCCCGGGGCCGTGGACACCTCCCGGGTGGCCGAGCGGCTGCTCGTCGTGGGCCTGCCCGACGGGGTGGACCCGGCCGACTGCGAGGCCGCCGCGCCCGCCGGTGGCGAGCTGCACCGCCTGGCGTGCCCCCAGCAGGACCGGGCGACCGGCGGCCCCCCGGCCGCCACGTACTCCGTGTACGCCGGGGACGGTGCCGCCACCACCCTCGCCGGGTTCATCGAGAGCGAGGACCTGTCGCGCGTGGACCGGGAGTACGACTGCGGGTACGGCGAGGACCCGGAGGGCTGGGTGCAGCTCACCGACTCCGACCAGGGCCCGGTGGGCCGGCTGGTCTGCTCGGTCGACGCCGAGGGCGACGCGCAGCTGCGCTGGACGTGGGACGACCTGGGCACCCTCGCCGTCGCCGAGGTCCGCGGCGGAGGGGCGGACGCGCTGCCCGAGCTGGTCTCGTGGTGGGACCGGACCGCCGACCGGCGGACCTAG